The Pan troglodytes isolate AG18354 chromosome 1, NHGRI_mPanTro3-v2.0_pri, whole genome shotgun sequence genome includes a region encoding these proteins:
- the COA7 gene encoding sel1 repeat-containing protein 1 produces MAGMVDFQDEEQVKSFLENMEVECNYHCYHEKDPDGCYRLVDYLEGIRKNFDEAAKVLKFNCEENQHSDSCYKLGAYYVTGKGGLTQDLKAAARCFLMACEKPGKKSIAACHNVGLLAHDGQVNEDGQPDLGKARDYYTRACDGGYTSSCFNLSAMFLQGAPGFPKDMDLACKYSMKACDLGHIWACANASRMYKLGDGVDKDEAKAEVLKNRAQQLHKEQQKGVQPLTFG; encoded by the exons ATGGCCGGCATGGTGGACTTCCAGGATGAGGAGCAGGTCAAGTCCTTTTTGGAGAACATGGAGGTGGAGTGCAACTACCACTGCTACCACGAGAAGGACCCGGACG GTTGCTATCGGCTGGTGGACTATTTGGAAGGGATCCGGAAGAATTTTGATGAGGCTGCCAAGGTGTTGAAGTTTAACTGTGAAGAGAACCAGCACAGTGATAGCTGCTACAAACTGGGGGCCTACTATGTGACTGGAAAAG GTGGTCTCACCCAGGACCTGAAAGCTGCCGCCAGGTGCTTTTTGATGGCGTGTGAGAAGCCTGGAAAGAAGTCAATAGCAGCATGTCACAACGTTGGCCTCCTGGCACATGATGGACAGGTTAATGAGGATGGCCAGCCTGACCTGGGAAAGGCCAGGGACTACTACACAAGGGCCTGTGATGGTGGCTATACTTCCAGTTGCTTCAACCTCAGTGCCATGTTCCTGCAGGGTGCCCCAGGCTTTCCCAAGGACATGGACCTGGCATGTAAATACTCCATGAAAGCCTGTGACCTGGGTCATATCTGGGCCTGTGCCAATGCCAGTCGCATGTACAAGCTGGGGGATGGTGTTGATAAGGATGAGGCCAAGGCCGAGGTGCTAAAAAATCGAGCCCAGCAGCTACACAAAGAACAGCAGAAAGGTGTCCAACCCTTAACATTTGGGTAA